Part of the Methanobacterium petrolearium genome is shown below.
TGCATGGCTACCTCCAGGTCCAGGTACTGGTTTCCGCCAATATGATCGTAGTGGTGGTGGGTGTTTACAATGAGGGACAAATCATCAACACTGCCACCTGCATCTTTAATGGATTTAAGGATGTAATCCATATTTTGACCGGTTCCAGTGTCCACTATGATGTCATTGAAGACGTAAACATTGGAATCATAGCCCATTCCATCTATTATGATAATGTCGTTGATTTTTCTAATGTTTGACACCATCCCTTGAAAGGTACATTCCTTTTTATTTCATCTGAAAGAAGTTTTAAAGAAGTGTTAATTTTAGAAAAAGTAATAGTGGGGTCACCGGGATTTGAACCCAGATCCTAGGATTTCTCTTGCCTCAGTACTCCAATCGATCATCATCCGATTGGTCATACCTAACGTCAGAGCGCGCGTTTCCTCAAAGACAACTGGAGTCCCAGATGATAGCCTGATTACACTATGACCCCTAACTAATAAATTACTGAAATAACTTTATAAATGGTTTAAAGCCAAGGGAGAGATTTGAACTCCCGTGTAATGGATCTGCAGTCCACCGCTTCGCCGCTAAGCTACCTTGGCTCATTAGATACGTTGCGTGCTGTTGCTATTTAAACCTTACGGAGAAAATATTCCAACACACAATATTAACTCACAAGTTAGATAAAGACCAAAATGGTATTCAATTAAAAATTTATTTAATAAAAATGATTGAAAAATATTTTAAGGGATGATAACAATCTCCTTACCCGTGGTCTGTGGGGGATATGACTCAAGGAAGGGTCCGGTAAACATTACCGCCACCTCAGTCCCGGTTTTCATGTCATCCAAAGATGCATTTTCACGTTTATTCCCATTTTTTCTGAGTATAACTGTGTCATTATTAATCTTAACAGATACGTTACAGATTTGGCTGTTACCGGCAACTATTCCCTCAACCAAAATAGAATCCTGGGTATTATTTTCATCATTAGGATCTGCATGACAGATTCCGATGATTTTACCATCCATATCAGCCCTTTCTTCTCCAGTTGCAAACATAACCCCATAAACTACCCCCATCATTAACACAACTAATATTGCAAACAAGGTTATGATCTTCATCTTCCCAAATCCTATTCTTTGATGATTACTGGCACCGTATTCCAGTTCTAAGAAATGTATAAGTTAATTCTACTATAAATGATTTGTTGCTTAACGTCTTCTTGTTATGTTATCAACCAACAATTTAACATATCTTGACATAAAAATAATATGCATAGAATGTTCTATGATAGCAATTGTCCCTGATCCAGTAACTATTCTGAACCTAATTTTTTGTATAATAATAATTGTTGGCCTAGATTGTTGGGAGTATAAGAAAAAGGAAAATCTTATCACATTTATATAGCTGTAACTTTCGGTCTTTTTGGTATAGCCCATTTAGCAATCATCCTTGGCATTGAAAGTTCTAATCTCTTCATTCTGATTATAAGATCCGCGGCCTATCTTGTACTAATCTATGCACTCTACAAACCCGCAGCATGACATTGGAAAAAAGAGTAGTTCATTAAAAATATTTTAAATATTTTAAATAATTTTTTAACTTATTTAATAATAGTAAATCCGTTATTTTCAGTCTTTTCCTTGCAGGTGAATCTTCAGAGGATATCACAGTGGTAGGAGGGCCACCAGACATATTAGCATCCTTCCACTCCTCCTGAATCATGAACCCTACTTCCATTTTAAAAATAAGTTTTTTCCGATTTATTCATATTCCCCTTTGACAAGTAGTATCATCATTGATTTATCTAGTATCATAAGATGTATAGTATAATATTAAGAATGAATAATAACAATTGATCATGCCTTATTTAATTTGTAACAAATGTGGAAGTTACTATGAACTCCAAGAAGGAGAATCTCCAGAAGATTTTGGCCTCAAATGTTCCTGTGGTGGAGAATTAATTTATGTAGAAAAACTTGAAGGAATAGAAAATTCAAATGAATCCGAAACTACAATAATCTGCCCTCAGTGTGGAATGGAAAATAAAGATAATTCGGTTTCTTGTCAGGAATGTGGAGCAAAACTTTCAAGAACGGATAAATCATCAAAAAAGGTATTTTTAATACTTCGGGATATTCTATACAAAGATTTTCAAGATTTTCAAATACAATGGATTATTATGGCCATAGGTTCTGCCTTCATGTTAGTAATAATGGTTATTGAGATGAATACATGACCAGCTCCCCATATTACTAGTAGGGCATTAGATTTCTAATTATAAAGTTCAAAGAGGTAAATTCTGCTTTTACAGCCATATAAATGCACATTTATCAAAAACAATTAGAAAATTTTTCCCCCAGCCATTTTTATTAACAACAAGTTAATGAAGTCCTCCCAATTATTCAATCAATATTTAGATACACATCATGGAGGATTACTATATCTAATTTGAATGGTTTTAATTCATCACACCACACTCGGTACCATGCTCGAAATAGCTCTTAAAATGATTAAAATGAGTACTAAAGTAACCGTGACCCCACTCATTAATTGCACTCCTTTTGTAGTCCTAAGATCTACTGGAGATACCCAGTTTATCACGTCTGGGAAAAGCACCAATGTCTGAAATATCAATCCAACTAAAACCAAAAAAAATCCCTCACTTACCGGTATATTCGGGAAATTCAGCATGGAAAATCCCCAAATAGTGGACGCACCACCTATTGCAAGGGAAAACAACCAATAATAAAAAGGATAATAACCAGGACCATCCATAACCACATCAGAACCCACATATAAAGGGTTTTCCTCCGAAGGGATACTATTATCGTTAAAAGTGCCATTTCGGATAATCATCACTATCTGTGGATAAATTAACAAAAATAAACAGCCAATATAACCGGGGAAATTATTATAATCAATTGCCACCGGATAAAAGAGAAAAATAGCCAATATTGACATGTATACTAAAAGAAGCCAAGAAAGACCTTCATAAGTGTAATCTTTAACTTTACTATCAATTCTTAGTATTTTAATGCCTAAAATCAGCTCCATTTTGTCTATCAACCTATCCTCATAACACATGAGGATAGTACCTAAGACAAAGCCCGATATAACAAAGCCCATAAATAATAAACCCATATTAACCTCTTGTTATTCTTATTATAATAAAATTTTCTACTAATTGATTATGAAGGTGATTTAATGAAAATCACCTTTTCTTAGTATATGTGTTTTGGAATTCCCAGATAATCCATAATATTATTCAAACCAAAATCCCAAGTCACACTAGTACCAATACCTTTTGGAAGACCATGAATTCCAGTACTGGCAGCCCACTTACCACCACTAAATACCGCGCCATCTTTAATAAGTGTCCATGGTACCTTTGAAATTGTTGTAATTCCCTTAGCAGCACCAAATCCAGGGATGGCTGATAAAGATATAGAAACTCCTCCCTTAATCCATGCTTGGGGATTTTTTGGATCATCAAAAACCCCTGCTGCATCAAGACATAAGAAACAACCAACGCCTATGGCTAAAGCAGCCCAAGTAACAGGACCCCCTGCAACTAACGCCGTAACACCAATAGTAATAAATCCACCACCAACAACATCTTCTGCAATATCTTTAATCTGGTTAGATTCCTGAGGAGGAGGTGGTAATAATTCATTTGTCTCAATTATGTACAGTGGACTGCTTCCAATCATACATGAATAAATATCTATAACAGATACCTCAATTATGTTTGGTCCTACATTTAAAAATGGAGTGATATCGACAACATTAACAGCCCCAAAATGGACAAAATCATGACTAAATCTTCATAAACTCCATTTTTTCTCAATTATCCTCCGAAGTTTCCATTATATTTCTCCTTCAGTTTTCATATTCATTATCTAGTTGTGTTTCAACCTTTTCATATTTTTTCAGGGTGCTTGCAAATAGTTCATCAAATAAAGGAGTTAATCCCTGGTCAAGGACCTTCAATCCTTCTTCAGTGATTCCTCCTTTAGTTGCCACTTGTCTTATCACATCTTCAAATGTCAGATCTTTTTCTTGAAGGAGTTTGGCTGTTCCATATAGAGTTTCTGTAACCATTTCTTCTGCTTCTTTCCGGGTGAAAATATCATGTTCCAGGGCAGATTCTGTGAATTTCATTATTATGAATGATATAAATGCCGGGGCAGAGCTGGTTAGATTAGTTGCAATGGGAAATTCCTTTTCGTTTACGATTTTCACTTCGCCGATGCTTTGGAAGATTTTTTCCACAAATTCAGCATCTTCTGGAGTTACCTGCAAGTTATGGGCAACTAAAGATATTCCTTCATTGACCTCGGAGGTTAAACTAGGAATTACCTTGCTTATTTTTCCTGGAAAAACTTTTTCAATGTTTTCTATGGTTAAACCTGCGGCTATGCAGATTATATGCGTGTTAACAGAGGTATGATCATTTATTTCTTCTAATGATTCTTTAACCTGTCCTGTTTTGATGAATAAAAATATTTTTTGTGATTTTTCTGCTACTGTTTTGTTACTTTGAGCAATTTCTATCTCTGGATGTGATTTCTGTAAATCTGATAGTTTGTTCAGGCTGCGGGTGCTAATGATCATTTCAGATTCTTTTAAAACTCCAGATCTGAGGATTCCCCTAATTATCATGCTCCCCATGGCACCGTAACCAATGAATCCAATTTTTTCCATTGAATTACCTCTTTCAACTTGTATTTAATAGTTATTTAGATAATTATGTTCAGAAAATAGCTATATCTCCATTTATCTGTATTTGGAGTCAGTTTATTGCATATCCATTGTGATGAGGTTATTTCTTTCCTCCATAAATAGAAAATACTCCGTACTTATAATAACAGTCCACTTGTTTGAATCCCACAGATTTTAAGGCATCCAACTGATCTTGCAAGTTATCAGGATGATTATCTGGATTGTTTTTGTACTGTAGTGGCAGATACTCAAAATTTGTATCAACTTCCAGATTATCCTGGTTTTCATGTATCCATTCACTCCAAAGTACACGATACCATCTTTCCAGCTCATTGACAGGAGCTTTAACCACATCTATGTTTAAAAAAAACCCACCATGATTTAGATGATTATATATGTAAGAGAAAAACGATCTTTTCTCTTCAAGGTGTAGGTGGTGGATGGCCAGGGATGAAATCACAAGATCAAATCCATCAACTAGAATATCACTCTCTTCTGATTCACTTTTAAGTAGTTTTTGGAATGTTTTATGGATAAAATTTATATGACTATATGGTTCCAGATTTTCCCGGGCATTTTTGAGCATTTCAGAGGAACCATCAACTAAAGTGGCCTGGATTTTATCATCTTCCTTTAATAGTTCCATGGTTAGTGCTCCATTACCACAACCCAGATCTAAAACCTTAATTGGCCTTTCCAATTCACTGTCTAACAGGAAATATTTATAAAATGATTTTAATATCATGAATAATCTTTTTCTTTCCAATATGTAGATATCAGCGTTTTCTACGAATTCTTTGGCATGTTTTTTCTCTGCCCATCCTGATTTTTCGAATTTGCTCATATGAATCGCCTTAATGTTTATGATGAATGCTAAATACCATTAACCTGTTACTTCGTAGCTATTCCCTTGAAAAAGTTATAGAAAAATGTTCCAGAAGGTTCTGCTGATTTGTGTAAATCTTTAATACCCTTCTCCCATATTTCAATATCTATCAAGCCGGATTCAATTGCCTGCTCTTTAACTCCTTCCACCATGGCAATGATAGTCTTTTTTATAAATCTATCCACCAGTTCGCCCTTGCTGGAGTCCACATAAACCACTCTGGGATCTACTTCGATGTTTTTAAATCCTGCTTCAGTTAATAGAGGGTAGAGTTCCCTGCCCATTAATGGATTACACTTCAAATCTTTTTGAACCTTAATCAAACACTGCCAGACTTTTACAGCCTCTGCAGTCTCTGGATAGAAGTAACAGGAGCCATGATCTCCTTCAATAACAGTGATAGAGCCTCCTTTTTTTAGAACCTTCTTCAAACTTAGAAGTGCTCCCACTGGGTCAGGCAGATGTTCTAAAACAAAGCAAATGAACACATGGTCAAAGGTTTCATCCTCAAATGGGAGTTTCATGATATCTGCTATTTGAAATTTAACATTTGAAAACCCTTCCCTGTTAATTAAAGCCTTTGCATGATTTAAAGATGGTTCTGATATATCCACTGAAGTTATTTCTGCCAGAGGACTGTTCCTAGCCAGGGTGATGGTCTGGGCTCCTACTCCACAACCAGCCTCCAGTACCATACTATCTTCAGGATAACTTGTGTCATGATGCATTAGCAGGGCCAGTGCTTTTGCCTGATCAACCAGTCTAATTGCTTCTCTTTCTGAGTATCCATGGACATAATCTTTTCTCATTTAGATAAACCCTAATTATTAATGATTTTTATCAATGTTATTCAAAGAATAGTTAAATTAGAGCACTATTTAAAACTTCATAGCATGTTTTTGTACATTGAATTCATTCTCAGCATTAAATCTAACCCAAAGCAGAACCTGGTTTACAATGTAAAATAAAAAAGAAAAAGAGAAAAAATTCTGGAAATATCCTTGTCATGCCATTTATTTAACCTTAATTTATGATACAGAACAAGGACACAGCATCTTTTTTCCTTATCATTTTATCATTCAGTTCATTCCATGTTTTGGGATAATATTTCAATTTATGCTCCATATTTTCCAGTGATCTGTGCCTCAGCCAGTACGTGGCCTTCCATTGCATCTTTCACCTGCTGTTTTGTAGCTCCCGGTTCCAAATTGAGCGTAGTATCCAGTGCATAGATTTTAAATGCATATCTATGTGTTCCCCTGGGTGGTGATGGTCCTGAGTAACCTATGGTGCCCATATCGTTGGTTCCCTGTTTTGCACCGTTATCCAATGTTCTTTGGTTGGTTATGCCTTCAGATAGCTGGGTGATGTTTGCAGATATGTCAAACACTATCCAGTGGTAGAATGCACCCCCACCAGAGCCTGATGCATCTGGATCTTCACAGGTTATGGTGAAACTTACGGTATTCTGGGGTGCTGAAGTCCAGGAAAGGGGTGGGGATATATCCTCACCATCCGCGGTGTACTTCTGTGGTATTTGGCCACCCTGAACAAATGCCGTGCTGGTTATCTGAAAACTTCCCGATTGATTACTGGTTTGATTGGTGATTTGATTGCTTTGGGTTGTGCATCCTGATACAAAAACAGCCAGAGATACCAGTACTACCCCTAAACCTAAAATTAGCTTTTTTTCCATTGTATCCCCCCTAATTCTCTTTATTTTTATATATTTAAAATATAATTTGTATTGTTATAAATGTTGTATACAAAAATATAATAAAATTTACCTTCCACTAAGTATGCCCCTAAAAAATCATGCCACCATCAATCTACCTGAATCAGACTTTATTTGTCACTTAAGCACTTCATTTAAGACTTTTTATTTTAAATATATAATTATCATTCTTAATTTTTTTCCATGGAGTCTAATTGAAGTTTGATAGTATGATATTCATCTTCCAAGTCAGGTCCCCTGGAAAATGGAATTTTGAGTGATACCTCCCACCAGTTCTGGATCTATAAGTTAGCGTATCTCATCTACCAAGCTTCTCGAAGTAAAAATCCGTTTAAATACTTAAAATATCCATTTTTATCTTTTTAACCCCAAATCTAATGTTAAATTCTTCCAGAGCATTTTAAATGTCAATTTACTGGTATCCTTAGCAAATAATTGATATAATACTCATCCAGAAGTTCAGGTACTCTGCAGGTGTGGAACGAGTGCATAAAACAGGCACATCCATAATATAGGGCATTTTTAATAGTTCACTCTCGATACTATCTATCCTTTAATATCATGAACCAACAGTAATGGTCAGTGATCATCAGGGTTTTTCACTCAGGGTTTAAATATTCCCTCATAGAGTTTATGAACATTGATCTGATGTCCACTTCTCTTTTAGAGTTCTCAGAACTTTCTGGTAAATGGCATGGTTGAAACTCTTAGGGTAAAGTGGGCCAGTATAACTGATATTTCCATATATATTGCTCCTTCAAGAAATTATTACACCTTTAAAATGTTAGATGGTGATCTTCAATAGTATTGAAAGAGCGATAAATAATATAAGGTTGTTAATTGCCAGCAAAACTCCCACTCCCCTACCGAAACCCCCGTGGAAGAGTATGCTCAAAGTTAAAAATAGACTTTGAAGCAATAAGAACGTTGCGAAGAATATCAGTCCCAGGTTGAACTTGGATTTTATTTCCTTATAGTTCTGCCAGTAAATATAAAATAATCCTACTAATAAAAGAATGTTGCCAATTCCAATAATTGCTGCAATATAAAACGACCATAACTCCATTGAACTATCTACTATCATTATTTTACCCCTTAACATTGGATCAAATAACCATGTAATATTTATTTATTATTTTTTCCCTATTTATCCACGATTTCGTTCCAAATTTCCATGAAAATACCGTAATTTTCTTCCATTTTTGTGGTTAAAAAGTACATGGTACCATATTTTTCCCCAGCAGGCATAACCATCTCATTTTCTTCCAGAACATCAATATGGTACCTTATGGTTTTATAATCAACTTCAAGAATCTCTGCAAGCTGATTAACATTATAGGGCCTTTCATTTAGGAAATTTATAATTTTAGCCCTATTTACACCCCCTCTGGTTCCTGCGATCAAGTACCATAGCATCCTTCTCATGTTAACCTCTCAATAAAACTCCAACATAGTATTAGTTATGATTACAGAGTTATATTAAGGTTATCTGATTTTTAGTTTGCTATTATTAGTTTCCATTTGATCTTCCAAACATAGAGCCCGGTATGGTTTAGTACTGATCCGAATAGTGGAAGTAAAGCAAAAGTGCGCTTACAAAGAGTACAGAATACAATATAACAGACACTATCGGATAAATAGGATCTATTTCTAAGTTTCCCCCTATTGAAAGCATTAAAACTTCAGGAGCAGCCCATGGGGAAAGATAACATTTGTCCCAGTGATATGCTGCCAGGTTAGGGATGATCCCCGCCACTGATATGACCATTGCCGGGATAAAACTCCTGAAAATCAAAGTCAAAATCATAGCCAAAGGTATGATAACCAGGGTGGTAACACCAGCCAGCAAGAATTCGGAGTTGTAGTTGATTACTTCATCCAGGGTAATGGGAAACCCTAAAAGGAGAGCGCAGATTGTGTTAGTTAGAGCCACACAAGCATATAACCCCAGAATGAAAAGTGCAACATACACTAATTTTCCGGTGATGATTTTTAACCGAGAATAAGGAGTGGTTAAAATGTTTCCAATAGTATGGGACTGGTACTCATAAAAAACAGCGCTTATGGCAATGAATGATGTGATCAATGGCCCAATAAGGAATATGAATAACTGTACCACTCTGCCTGTGAATGAATGCCACGTATATATACCCTGGGTTATTAAATCGTCCCTTACCATGAAAGTGCCGATTGCAATGATTAATACAGGCGATATCATCCCTAAAAAGCCAAGAGTGTAGATATAAGTACGTTTATACTTTTTATATTCAGATTTCAGTAAATTAATCATAAAATCACCTCAAAATCAGTTGTATCAGTAATTCCCAAAAATCTCTCTTCCAAAGTTTTTGAAACTGATTCAAGATTATAAACATTGATTTTGTTTTCAACCAGGGTTTTATTGATTATCACATTATCTTCACGTTTGCAGAATACTTTAAACCCTTCAGGCAGTTTTTGAAAATCAAAATTTGTTGCTTCAAGTATCTGGGCTGTTTTTTTAAATTGATCTGTTTCCAGGATTAGGGAACTTTGTTCATCACTATTAATGAGTTCTATTTCTCCTTCTTCAAGAAGCCGGCCTTGATCAATGATTCCAATATAATCTGCGATTTGCTGTACTTCAGAGAGTAAATGACTGGATACGAAAATGGTAATCCCCATGGATTCTGAAAGGTGGCGGATTAACTTTCTCATATCAATGATCCCCGCAGGATCCAGACCATTAGTGGGTTCATCCAAAATTAAAATACGTGGCGAGTGTATTAAAGCGTTGGCTATGCCCAGACGCTGCTTCATTCCCAGAGAAAACTTGCCAACTGGTTTATTACCAATGGCAGTATCGGTATCAGACAGGCCAACTGTTTCCAGTGATTCGTTGATCCTGTATTCCTCAGTTTTAAACATTTTTGAAGTTATTTCCAGATTTTCATAGGCAGAAAGATTTTCATAAAATCCAGGAGTTTCTATTATGGCTCCGATATCCGCCAGATACTGGCTACGGT
Proteins encoded:
- a CDS encoding DUF3221 domain-containing protein — translated: MKIITLFAILVVLMMGVVYGVMFATGEERADMDGKIIGICHADPNDENNTQDSILVEGIVAGNSQICNVSVKINNDTVILRKNGNKRENASLDDMKTGTEVAVMFTGPFLESYPPQTTGKEIVIIP
- a CDS encoding zinc-ribbon domain-containing protein; translated protein: MPYLICNKCGSYYELQEGESPEDFGLKCSCGGELIYVEKLEGIENSNESETTIICPQCGMENKDNSVSCQECGAKLSRTDKSSKKVFLILRDILYKDFQDFQIQWIIMAIGSAFMLVIMVIEMNT
- a CDS encoding pyrroline-5-carboxylate reductase family protein, with translation MEKIGFIGYGAMGSMIIRGILRSGVLKESEMIISTRSLNKLSDLQKSHPEIEIAQSNKTVAEKSQKIFLFIKTGQVKESLEEINDHTSVNTHIICIAAGLTIENIEKVFPGKISKVIPSLTSEVNEGISLVAHNLQVTPEDAEFVEKIFQSIGEVKIVNEKEFPIATNLTSSAPAFISFIIMKFTESALEHDIFTRKEAEEMVTETLYGTAKLLQEKDLTFEDVIRQVATKGGITEEGLKVLDQGLTPLFDELFASTLKKYEKVETQLDNEYEN
- a CDS encoding class I SAM-dependent methyltransferase, yielding MSKFEKSGWAEKKHAKEFVENADIYILERKRLFMILKSFYKYFLLDSELERPIKVLDLGCGNGALTMELLKEDDKIQATLVDGSSEMLKNARENLEPYSHINFIHKTFQKLLKSESEESDILVDGFDLVISSLAIHHLHLEEKRSFFSYIYNHLNHGGFFLNIDVVKAPVNELERWYRVLWSEWIHENQDNLEVDTNFEYLPLQYKNNPDNHPDNLQDQLDALKSVGFKQVDCYYKYGVFSIYGGKK
- a CDS encoding methyltransferase domain-containing protein, coding for MRKDYVHGYSEREAIRLVDQAKALALLMHHDTSYPEDSMVLEAGCGVGAQTITLARNSPLAEITSVDISEPSLNHAKALINREGFSNVKFQIADIMKLPFEDETFDHVFICFVLEHLPDPVGALLSLKKVLKKGGSITVIEGDHGSCYFYPETAEAVKVWQCLIKVQKDLKCNPLMGRELYPLLTEAGFKNIEVDPRVVYVDSSKGELVDRFIKKTIIAMVEGVKEQAIESGLIDIEIWEKGIKDLHKSAEPSGTFFYNFFKGIATK
- a CDS encoding YbhB/YbcL family Raf kinase inhibitor-like protein, producing the protein MEKKLILGLGVVLVSLAVFVSGCTTQSNQITNQTSNQSGSFQITSTAFVQGGQIPQKYTADGEDISPPLSWTSAPQNTVSFTITCEDPDASGSGGGAFYHWIVFDISANITQLSEGITNQRTLDNGAKQGTNDMGTIGYSGPSPPRGTHRYAFKIYALDTTLNLEPGATKQQVKDAMEGHVLAEAQITGKYGA
- a CDS encoding winged helix-turn-helix domain-containing protein; its protein translation is MRRMLWYLIAGTRGGVNRAKIINFLNERPYNVNQLAEILEVDYKTIRYHIDVLEENEMVMPAGEKYGTMYFLTTKMEENYGIFMEIWNEIVDK
- a CDS encoding ABC transporter permease; amino-acid sequence: MINLLKSEYKKYKRTYIYTLGFLGMISPVLIIAIGTFMVRDDLITQGIYTWHSFTGRVVQLFIFLIGPLITSFIAISAVFYEYQSHTIGNILTTPYSRLKIITGKLVYVALFILGLYACVALTNTICALLLGFPITLDEVINYNSEFLLAGVTTLVIIPLAMILTLIFRSFIPAMVISVAGIIPNLAAYHWDKCYLSPWAAPEVLMLSIGGNLEIDPIYPIVSVILYSVLFVSALLLYFHYSDQY
- a CDS encoding ABC transporter ATP-binding protein, translated to MDYAIETDHLTKKYKDVKAVDDLGIRVPVGKVYGFLGRNGSGKTTTIRMIMDLIKPDTGHVKIFGHEMTRNRSQYLADIGAIIETPGFYENLSAYENLEITSKMFKTEEYRINESLETVGLSDTDTAIGNKPVGKFSLGMKQRLGIANALIHSPRILILDEPTNGLDPAGIIDMRKLIRHLSESMGITIFVSSHLLSEVQQIADYIGIIDQGRLLEEGEIELINSDEQSSLILETDQFKKTAQILEATNFDFQKLPEGFKVFCKREDNVIINKTLVENKINVYNLESVSKTLEERFLGITDTTDFEVIL